In Thermobaculum terrenum ATCC BAA-798, the DNA window GCTAGAATCATATGCTGGGTAAGGGAACCTAATGGGTCTGAATTTCCTGGAGATCCCAGAGCAGCTCTCAAAAGGGTAGTCGAAGAAGCCAAGGCTTTGGGCTATGACTTCATGACCGGCCCAGAGTTGGAATTCTTCCTATTCAAACTGTCCGACCTTGAGAAGACTGAAGTACTACCCCACGATAAGGGTGGTTACTTCGACCTAACCACTGATCTCGCATATGATGTACGTAAAGATATGGTAAATGCCCTGGAAGACATAGGCATAAAGGTAGAGACCAGTCATCACGAAGTAGCTCCAGGGCAACATGAGATAGACTTTCAGTATGATGCCGCCATTCCTACTGCTGACGCTGCGGTAACTCTTAAATACACCTTGAAGGCCATTGCGGAGCGTCACGGACTTCATTGCACTTTCATGCCAAAGCCTATTTACGGCGTCAATGGATCAGGCATGCATACTCATCAAAGCCTATTCAAGGATGGTGAAAATGCATTCGCAGATCCGTCAGATACCTATGGGCTGTCGAAGATCGCTAAGCACTTCATAGCTGGACAGCTGGCTCATGCTCGTGCCATGATCGCAGTTCTAGCTCCCACCGTGAACTCCTACAAGCGTCTGGTACCAGGTTATGAGGCTCCTGTGTACTTGTCATGGGCAAGAGTAAATCGATCGGCCTTGATCAGAGTACCTAAGGTAAGCAAAGGTCAACTGAAGGCTACTAGGGTAGAGTTGAGATGTCCAGACCCAAGTGCTAACCCATATCTAGCCTTCGCAGTTATGCTCAAAGCTGGCCTGGACGGTATTAAGAGAGAACTAGAGCCGCCGGATCCCGTGGAGGAGAACCTCTACCTATTTGATGAGCATATGCTTGCCAAGCATGGGGTCGGTACACTACCTGGTAGCCTGGGAGAAGCAATAGAAGAGCTTAAGAAAGACGAAGTTATACAAGATGCACTTGGCGAACATATATATGAAAGATTCATAGAAGCC includes these proteins:
- the glnA gene encoding type I glutamate--ammonia ligase translates to MALVDVQPDVLQRVKETIERENIKFINLQFTDIIGMVKSVTIPVSQFEDCVEHGKWFDGSSIEGFARIAESDMLLVPDLETFRVIPWERGENAGARIICWVREPNGSEFPGDPRAALKRVVEEAKALGYDFMTGPELEFFLFKLSDLEKTEVLPHDKGGYFDLTTDLAYDVRKDMVNALEDIGIKVETSHHEVAPGQHEIDFQYDAAIPTADAAVTLKYTLKAIAERHGLHCTFMPKPIYGVNGSGMHTHQSLFKDGENAFADPSDTYGLSKIAKHFIAGQLAHARAMIAVLAPTVNSYKRLVPGYEAPVYLSWARVNRSALIRVPKVSKGQLKATRVELRCPDPSANPYLAFAVMLKAGLDGIKRELEPPDPVEENLYLFDEHMLAKHGVGTLPGSLGEAIEELKKDEVIQDALGEHIYERFIEAKQIEWEEYSKYVTKWEIDRYLPIY